The following proteins are co-located in the Apium graveolens cultivar Ventura chromosome 5, ASM990537v1, whole genome shotgun sequence genome:
- the LOC141725113 gene encoding 1,4-dihydroxy-2-naphthoyl-CoA synthase, peroxisomal: protein MANNFTEKDLCTATRRLCSVSSHLVPVAPPSISFHNCSSANSINDSYHRIHGDVSTLQPVWKLASDELGIEYTDIVYEKATDEGIAKITINRPERRNAFRPKTIKELIRAFNDARDDNSVGVIILTGKGSKAFCSGGDQALRSKDGYADYENFGRLNVLDLQVQIRRLPKPVIAMVAGYAVGGGHVLHMVCDLTIAADNAVFGQTGPKVGSFDAGYGSSIMSRLVGPKKAREMWFLSRFYTASEAEKMGLVNTVVPLEKLEQETVKWCREILRNSPTAIRVLKSSLNAVDDGHAGLQELGGNATLIFYGTEEGNEGKTAYMERRRPDFAKFPRLP, encoded by the exons ATGGCTAACAATTTTACAGAAAAAGACTTGTGCACTGCCACAAGGAGATTGTGCTCTGTTTCTAGCCACCTTGTTCCCGTTGCGCCACCTtccatttcttttcataattgcAGCAGTGCTAACTCCATCAATGATAGCTACCATCGTATTCATGGAGATGTCTCTACGCTTCAACCTGTCTGGAAACTTGCTTCTGATGAGCTGGGAATAGAGTATACTGATATTGTTTACGAGAAAGCTACTGATGAAGGCATTGCTAAG ATCACAATTAACAGGCCAGAAAGAAGAAATGCATTTCGACCAAAAACAATCAAGGAACTTATTCGTGCATTTAATGATGCAAGGGATGATAATTCAGTGGGAGTGATCATTCTTACTGGAAAG GGGTCAAAAGCATTCTGCAGTGGTGGCGATCAAGCATTGAGAAGTAAAGATGGTTATGCTGATTATGAAAATTTTGGTCGATTGAATGTTTTAGATTTACAG GTGCAAATTCGGCGACTTCCAAAACCAGTGATTGCAATG GTTGCAGGTTATGCAGTTGGCGGAGGACATGTGCTACATATGGTCTGTGATCTAACAATTGCAGCTGATAATGCTGTTTTTGGTCAAACGGGTCCGAAG GTTGGAAGCTTTGATGCTGGTTACGGATCTTCAATAATGTCTCGTTTG GTTGGACCTAAAAAGGCACGGGAAATGTGGTTTCTGTCAAGGTTCTATACTGCTTCTGAGGCAGAAAAGATGGGACTTGTAAACACAGTTGTCCCG CTTGAGAAGTTGGAACAAGAGACGGTGAAATGGTGTAGAGAGATCCTAAGAAACAGCCCAACTGCAATTAGGGTGCTCAAGTCATCTCTTAACGCAGTTGATGATGGACATGCTGGACTCCAG GAACTCGGAGGAAATGCTACCCTCATCTTTTATGGAACTGAAGAAGGTAACGAGGGGAAGACTGCATATATGGAACGTAGGCGCCCAGATTTTGCTAAATTTCCGCGGTTACCCTAA